The proteins below come from a single Triticum aestivum cultivar Chinese Spring chromosome 5D, IWGSC CS RefSeq v2.1, whole genome shotgun sequence genomic window:
- the LOC123123805 gene encoding uncharacterized protein yields MDLEACTSHNVLERILLDESAEPTNLPLSLLENITNCFSLDHQIGSGGFAVVYKGVVGKGTVAVKKLSNMYGIHENKFQEEIKCLIKAKHKNIVRFLGYCADAQGKMKEYEGNLVMAEERNWLLCFDYACNGSLDKHITDATCGLNWRKRYQIIRGVSKGLVFLREKGILHLDLKPANILLDSHMVPKIADFGLSRCLSQAQTCAITQNIFGTKGYMDPEYIRSGQIGFASDVYSLGVIIMEILTGARRYRKDEHAVGRWMDRLGVSEGDMQLEQVRVCSEIAIECMDLDPAKRPDACHIIDRLDKIEGPDKSDKTGINNSFTELQVNLPREQFEERVGNPAAKSLQADVEEHSEILEDAAKTIERPHFEEGQEKLGQLSLCGGQDTMEKLNRHETSNSSSISTLFYGFSILDMYNKTAYRIFDRNNRRISEQSHFINIFTTEELRPIIMSSNLIREVNSAKVYKGVVDDALLAVKQMFNADEKQLKNEVIIQSQIIHKNIACLIGCCLEMDNPILVYEFLPRGTLHDILHSGSKVPLNLDVRLNIVAESAQGLAYLHSQARTKILHGDVKSANILLDHNFVPKIAVFDLSRLIARDNEHTSFVIGDMTYMDPVYMQTGRLTEKSDVYSFGVVILELISRKPTYIDSVWLVQSFIEFRREGKKATELFDKKIAVTTRDLVILDCLAEIAVDCVNLDVDQRPTMTEVAERLVILNRSRRLHARHTIADYSEETDISSSFAEQRKVSHLPWGVQDTNRRGGGNSSSVSTGLFKLNNLDIFNWKGRRNFNRNTRHTLERSHFIKIFRKEELKPIIRSANSIGRGSFGEVYKGFVDNTLVAVKIPINSSLLEHAQFHNQVINMSQVSHKNIVRLIGCCREADHPMLVFELVSNGTVNDILHGGNNAPLKLDVRLSIVAESAQGLAYLHSQARIKILHGDVKPANILLDENCMPKIAGFGISRLIIGDKEYTGRIIGDMNYMDPIYLQEGLLTLKSDVYSFGVVILEVISRKKAIYSDNHGLVRSFLEVHKEGKKATELFDKDIAVTTGDLEILNCLAEIAVECISLDVDQRPTMTDVAERLLILNRSCVPQAV; encoded by the exons ATGGACCTTGAAGCCTGTACAAGCCACAATGTCCTGGAGAGGATTCTGCTTGATGAAAGCGCAGAGCCCACAAACCTGCCGTTATCACTTCTGGAAAACATCACAAATTGTTTCTCTCTTGATCACCAAATTGGCAGCGGCGGATTTGCGGTGGTTTATAAG GGAGTGGTCGGGAAAGGTACGGTTGCCGTGAAGAAGCTGTCAAACATGTATGGTATTCACGAGAATAAATTCCAGGAAGAGATTAAGTGCCTGATAAAGGCCAAGCACAAGAATATTGTACGGTTTCTGGGGTATTGCGCTGACGCGCAAGGTAAAATGAAAGAGTATGAGGGGAATCTTGTCATGGCAGAGGAACGAAACTGGCTGCTATGTTTTGATTATGCATGCAACGGGAGTCTCGATAAACACATTACCG ATGCAACTTGTGGACTTAATTGGAGGAAGCGGTATCAAATAATCAGGGGGGTGTCTAAAGGTTTAGTTTTTCTCCGTGAGAAGGGTATTCTTCACTTGGATCTGAAGCCGGCTAATATATTGCTAGATAGTCACATGGTACCCAAAATTGCTGATTTTGGTCTATCAAGATGCCTTAGTCAAGCACAAACCTGTGCTATTACTCAAAATATATTTGGAACAAA AGGATATATGGATCCAGAATACATCAGATCAGGCCAAATTGGATTCGCGTCAGACGTATATAGCCTTGGCGTTATAATCATGGAGATACTGACAGGAGCAAGGAGGTATCGCAAAGATGAGCAT GCAGTCGGAAGATGGATGGATCGATTGGGGGTATCAGAGGGGGACATGCAATTAGAACAAGTGAGAGTATGCAGTGAGATAGCGATAGAGTGCATGGACTTGGACCCAGCGAAGAGACCAGATGCATGCCATATAATTGATAGACTTGATAAAATTGAGGGTCCTGACAAATCAGACAAAACTGGCATCAACAATTCATTCACTGAGCTGCAGGTAAATTTACCAAGGGAACAATTTGAAGAAAGAGTTGGAAACCCTGCAGCTAAGAGCCTCCAAGCGGATGTCGAGGAACACTCTGAAATATTGGAAGATGCAGCAAAAACAATCGAAAGGCCTCATTTCGAAGAAGGCCAAGAGAAATTAGGCCAGTTATCATTATGTGGTGGGCAAGATACGATGGAAAAGCTCAACCGCCATGAAACAAGCAATTCTAGCTCTATATCTACTCTGTTCTATGGGTTTAGCATTTTGGACATGTACAACAAGACAGCATACAGGATTTTCGATAGGAACAACAGGCGTATATCAGAACAGTCACATTTTATAAATATCTTCACAACGGAGGAGCTCAGGCCAATAATAATGAGTAGTAATCTCATCAGAGAAGTTAACTCCGCTAAAGTTTACAAAGGCGTTGTTGATGATGCTCTGCTTGCAGTAAAGCAAATGTTTAATGCTGATGAAAAGCAATTAAAAAATGAAGTCATCATCCAGTCTCAAATCATACACAAGAACATTGCTTGTCTCATAGGTTGTTGCCTAGAAATGGATAACCCCATTCTGGTTTACGAGTTCCTCCCCAGAGGAACCCTTCATGACATACTTCACAGCGGCAGCAAGGTGCCTCTCAACTTGGATGTGCGTCTAAATATTGTTGCAGAATCAGCACAAGGTCTAGCCTATTTACATTCACAAGCTCGTACCAAAATCTTGCATGGTGATGTCAAATCGGCAAATATACTCTTGGATCATAACTTTGTGCCAAAGATCGCAGTCTTTGACCTATCGAGGTTGATTGCGAGAGATAATGAACACACTTCCTTCGTCATCGGTGACATGACCTATATGGATCCAGTATACATGCAAACAGGTCGACTGACAGAAAAAAGTGATGTCTACAGTTTTGGAGTCGTGATCTTGGAGCTCATTAGCAGGAAGCCCACCTATATTGACAGTGTTTGGTTAGTGCAGAGTTTCATTGAATTTCGCAGAGAAGGGAAGAAAGCAACCGAGCTCTTTGACAAGAAAATTGCAGTAACAACAAGAGATTTGGTGATTCTTGACTGTCTTGCAGAGATTGCTGTGGACTGTGTTAACCTTGATGTGGATCAAAGGCCCACAATGACAGAAGTTGCAGAGCGCCTTGTCATACTGAATCGATCTCGTAGATTACATGCACGGCATACAATTGCTGACTATTCAGAGGAAACTGACATTAGTTCTTCATTTGCTGAGCAACGGAAAGTAAGTCACTTACCATGGGGAGTGCAAGATACAAACCGTCGTGGTGGAGGCAATTCTAGCTCTGTCTCTACTGGGTTATTCAAGTTGAACAATTTGGATATTTTCAATTGGAAAGGGCGCAGAAATTTCAATAGGAACACCAGGCATACATTAGAAAGGTCACATTTTATAAAGATCTTCAGGAAGGAGGAGCTCAAGCCAATAATAAGGAGTGCCAATAGTATTGGAAGAGGTTCCTTTGGTGAAGTTTACAAGGGCTTTGTTGATAACACACTGGTTGCAGTAAAGATACCGATTAATTCCAGTTTGTTAGAGCATGCACAATTTCACAATCAGGTCATCAACATGTCTCAAGTCAGCCACAAGAATATCGTCAGGCTCATAGGTTGTTGCCGAGAAGCAGATCACCCCATGCTAGTGTTCGAGCTCGTCTCCAATGGAACCGTGAATGATATTCTTCACGGCGGCAACAATGCGCCCCTAAAGTTGGACGTGCGTCTAAGTATTGTTGCAGAATCAGCACAAGGGCTAGCTTATCTGCATTCACAAGCTCGTATCAAAATCCTGCATGGTGATGTTAAACCGGCAAATATACTCCTGGATGAAAACTGTATGCCAAAGATTGCAGGCTTTGGCATATCAAGGTTGATTATAGGAGATAAGGAATACACTGGACGCATCATCGGTGACATGAATTATATGGATCCAATATACCTGCAAGAAGGCCTGCTAACCTTGAAAAGTGATGTCTACAGTTTTGGAGTTGTGATCTTGGAGGTCATCAGTAGGAAGAAGGCCATTTATTCTGATAATCACGGCCTAGTGAGGAGTTTCCTTGAAGTTCACAAAGAAGGGAAGAAAGCAACCGAGCTGTTTGACAAAGATATTGCAGTAACAACAGGAGATTTGGAAATTCTCAACTGTCTTGCAGAGATTGCTGTTGAATGTATTAGCCTTGATGTGGATCAAAGGCCCACGATGACGGATGTCGCGGAGCGCCTTCTCATACTGAATCGATCTTGTGTGCCGCAAGCTGTTTAG